One part of the Paramormyrops kingsleyae isolate MSU_618 chromosome 2, PKINGS_0.4, whole genome shotgun sequence genome encodes these proteins:
- the LOC140587671 gene encoding uncharacterized protein — METPAKKMRMDTDVVSGYIHSISALKFTTKNRGFFNAVLQTGREEFHDVTIFSPRKRALFSQASDNGTAIRLTHVRKALSFKGTSDFDVMGNQLTELSVTKVTFPFRKPAAPVRQTLVDVTALPAGKKVPLVKAKVVAASLQKTVSIRGSDKEVKRFTVFDGTAQMSLCVWERLIHDVEVDSSYVFTELSTRVFEGKVELTTTVESMIEKICDLDVGDADAVQEEESVVTVKASICGAEIKASLKCALCGSRQDTWDSQSRFARCQSCRMLQKSGAFSKVLRGTLKVKNDDGADYTLTVGHCTLVDYLKRRNITSLMDKEEAIEEHLLFEECLQFSFDDECNVSSIVDIADSAVPSSS, encoded by the exons ATGGAGACTCCAGCGAAGAAAATGAGGATGGACACAGACGTAGTCAGTGGCTATATCCACTCTATCTCAGCATTAAAATTCACCACTAAAAACAgaggtttttttaatgctgtactACAGACTGGACGTGAAGAATTTCACGATGTGACCATCTTCAGTCCGAGAAAGCGTGCGCTGTTCAGCCAAGCTTCAGATAATGGCACGGCAATACGCCTGACACATGTCAGAAAGGCTTTGA gttTTAAAGGCACGTCTGACTTCGACGTGATGGGGAACCAGTTGACCGAGCTGTCTGTAACGAAGGTGACGTTTCCTTTTCGGAAACCTGCAGCACCCGTTAGGCAGACACTGGTTGATGTCACAGCTCTGCCGGCAGGCAAGAAG GTGCCTTTGGTGAAAGCCAAGGTCGTGGCAGCGTCATTGCAGAAAACTGTAAGCATTAGAGGCAGCGACAAAGaggtgaagagattcacagTCTTTGATGGAACTGCCCAGATGAGTCTTTGCGTTTGGGAGAGACTGATCCATGACGTGGAGGTTGACTCATCTTACGTCTTTACGGAGCTTTCGACTAGAGTTTTTGAAGGGAAAGTGGAACTAACAACAACCGTAGAGAGCATGATTGAGAAGATCTGCGATTTGgatgtgggagacgcggacgctGTACAAGAAGAGGAATCGGTTGTGACGGTGAAGGCTTCCATATGTGGAGCTGAGATTAAGGCAAGCCTgaagtgtgccctgtgtggaAGCCGGCAGGATACTTGGGACAGCCAGAGCAGGTTTGCACGATGCCAGAGCTGCAGGATGCTGCAGAAATCGGGggcattttcaaaagtattacgcggaactttaaaagtgaaaaatgatgaCGGCGCAGATTATACATTGACTGTCGGACACTGTACTCTGGTGGACTATTTAAAACGACGGAATATAACATCATTAATGGACAAAGAGGAAGCTATTGAAGAGCATCTTCTTTTTGAGGAATGCCTTCAGTTCTCTTTTGACGACGAATGCAACGTTTCTTCTATTGTAGACATTGCAGATAGCGCAGTCCCTTCGTCTAGCTAG
- the LOC140587760 gene encoding uncharacterized protein: MPRTKASRRSAAAKKRLLDRQRAPDSFDVAMTDDGVNPFPPSRNTKTAMTVTNRTSHNQRTDPAAAAVHVVAMTDDGVNPFPPSRNTKTAMTVTFLTSHDQQPEQAAQQRPVSVMAMTDDGVNPFPPSRNTKTAMTVTFPTSHDHRVPALGAICRTVDEFCMPFLDKDKARTDEVLQPPHKRKAAKWTDPKSEPECEPACELETKLETKLETELETELESELELRNTLAVPNYYPTVDQQQHVNPVTICVSPHFPQARAVRGSFHQGHPRFGVNSNKQCVANSLIAIVTCKVKNVLTWSVTDIDQVLLKGDDLYTTIRDARRIGDASGYLLVRDLPTEYTLNGDKYEINYHDDMFVGLFGVSEYGDMGDIFMSADAAVRRVFSQYDACLFTLKVNTCAIIKQGSWYVVIDSHSRRGDGASDASGRSILVCHSTIDSLLDHVDTLGLSLDATGEQFEITAVSVTSRSILHQHPDGNCPATSVNQLTSMSGHPDGKSSVTSVNQRTNISDHPDDNSSVTRVQQFARMSDSQYGVVRPNVTHGTDPEVDVRVNNEGDVVFISELRSEQFLFSPLTIQQQRRLSCKLGVVYIDHGHVNMDAEFPMGDPCRMVPITGDGNCFFRSLAFAITGNEKEHRKIRCAIVAHILRNESRYVACLRDGHSSVTEYVTASRMKYVGTWASEVEIQAAADLLGVDIFTYSDNKWLKYSTCIGSDQRGIYLKHCNESHYEVVICVKGHDTEGCATQCSEIDNTPSEMASSRRKLEREKRRYEVSMVYKEEQLERSIKRYREDEVYREHVKQSSISKYATDMGHRKYVQQSSVSKYATDDRHQQRVKQLSVSKYATDVEHQQRVKQSSVRKYATNVEHQQCVKQSSVRKYATNVEHQQRVKQSSVDKMVFMVL, translated from the exons ATGCCTCGCACAAAGGCTTCCCGGCGTTCCgcagcagcgaagaagaggctGTTGGACCGGCAGCGAGCTCCTGATAGTTTTGAtgtggctatgactgatgacggggttaacccGTTTCCCCCCTCTCGGAATACCAAAACGGCGATGACTGTGACTAATCGGACGAGCCACAACCAACGGACTgaccccgctgctgctgccgtccatgtcgtggctatgactgatgacggggttaacccGTTTCCCCCCTCTCGGAATACCAAAACGGCGATGACTGTGACTTTCCTGACGAGCCACGACCAACAACCTGAGCAGGCCGCACAGCAGCGGCCTGTGTCCGTcatggctatgactgatgacggggttaacccgttccccccctctcggaataccaaaacggcgatgactgtgacttttccgacgagccatgaccaccgggttcccgccctgggtgccatttgtaGGACCGTCGACGAGTTCTGTATGCCTTTTCTTGATAAAGATAAGGCAAGGACGGACGAGGTACTGCAGCCCCCTCATAAAAGAAAGGCTGCAAAGTGGACTGACCCCAAAAGTGAACCAGAATGTGAACCAGCATGCGAACTTGAAACAAAACTTGAAACAAAACTTGAAACAGAACTTGAAACAGAACTTGAAAGTGAACTTGAACTGAGAAATACCCTGGCAGTGCCAAACTATTACCCAACCGTGGATCAACAACAGCATGTGAACCCTGTAACTATCTGTGTAtctcctcattttcctcaggcacgTGCAGTGAGAGGCTCATTCCATCAAGGACACCCACGATTTGGAGTCAACAGTAACAAGCAATGTGTTGCTAATAGTTTGATTGCTATAGTAACGTGTAAGGTAAAGAATGTTTTAACCTGGTCAGTCACAGACATtgatcaagtgctgctgaaAGGAGATGACCTCTACACTACCATCAGAGATGCTAGGAGAATTGGAGATGCTTCTGGGTATCTGTTAGTTAGAGATCTACCAACAGAGTACACATTGAATGgtgataaatatgaaataaactaccatgatgacatgtttgttggcttGTTTGGTGTCAGTGAATATGGAGATATGGGTGACATTTTCATGTCAGCTGATGCAGCGGTAAGAAGAGTATTCTCACAGTATGATGCGTGTCTTTTTACTCttaaagtaaatacatgtgccatcattaagcaagggtcatggtatgtggtgatcgactcccattcccgacgaggagatggagcaagCGACGCATCAGGCAGAAGTATATTGGTGTGCCACTCTACCATAGATTCTTTGCTAGACCATGTGGATACCCTAGGACTATCTTTAGATGCAAcaggggaacagtttgagattacagctgtgagtgtgactaGTCGAAGCATCCTGCACCAGCATCCAGATGGCAACTGCCCAGCCACCAGCGTCAACCAGCTTACCAGCATGTCAGGCCATCCAGACGGTAAGTCCTCAGTCACCAGTGTCAACCAGCGTACCAACATATCAGACCATCCAGACGACAACTCCTCAGTGACCAGAGTCCAGCAGTTTGCCAGAATGTCAGACAGCCAATATGGTGTGGTAAGGCCAAATGTGACACATGGTACAGACCCTGAGGTTGATGTCCGTGTGAACAATGAAGGTGATGtagtttttatcagtgagctacGCAGTGAGCAGTTTCTGTTCAGTCCTTTGACAATCCAGCAGCAAAGAAGGCTTTCCTGTAAGCTTGGTGTGGTGTACATTGATCATGGCCATGTAAACATGGATGCAGAGTTTCCAATGGGTGATCCTTGCAGAATGGTGCCAATCACTGGTGATGGCaactgctttttcagatctctggcttttgctattactggaaatgagaaagaacacaggaaaattagGTGTGCTATTGTTGCTCACATACTAAGAAATGAATCCAGGTATGTTGCTTGTCTTAGAGATGGTCACTCTTCTGTCACTGAGTATGTCACTGCATCACGGATGAAATATGTTGGTACTTGGGCATCTGAGGTAGAGATTCAAGCTGCCGCTGATCTGCTTGGTGTGGATATTTTCACATACTCTGACAACAAATGGTTGAAGTACTCCACATGTATTGGTTCTGATCAGAGAGGTATatacctgaaacattgtaatgagtcacaTTATGAGGTTGTAATTTGTGTGAAAGGGCATGACACTGAGGGTTGTGCAACACAATGCTCTGAAATCGATAACACACCATCTGAAATGGCATCAAGTCGACGAAAACTTGAACGAGAAAAAAGACGGTATGAAGTAAGTATGGtgtacaaggaggaacaacttgagagAAGCATAAAGCGCTACCGTGAGGATGAAGTGTACAGAGAACATGTTAAACAGTCAAGTATAAGtaagtatgcaacagatatGGGGCACCGCAAATATgtacagcagtcaagtgtgagcAAATATGCAACAGATGATAGACACCAGCAACGTGTAAAGCAGTtgagtgtgagcaagtatgcgacagacgttgaacaccagcaacgtgtgaagcagtcgagtgttaggaaatatgccacaaatgttgaacaccagcaatgtgtgaagcagtcaagtgttaggaaatatgccacaaatgttgaacaccagcaacgtgtgaagcagtcaagt gtggacaaaatggtgttcatggtcctgTGA